The following proteins are encoded in a genomic region of Stutzerimonas stutzeri:
- a CDS encoding MerR family transcriptional regulator, whose protein sequence is MKIGELAQRTGLAPSRIRFYERIGLLKMVERKQNGYRSYPNDAVLALKLISAGQRAGFSLDELRALLPSDLASWEHGNLLETLRRKVQDIETLQAQLAQSKAELIGLIAQIEAKPLDMDCAANARRVLSEIPMAETGNAPRPTKTHRHRD, encoded by the coding sequence ATGAAAATTGGAGAGCTCGCACAGCGCACAGGTCTCGCGCCTTCACGTATCCGATTCTATGAACGTATCGGTCTGCTTAAGATGGTCGAACGAAAGCAAAACGGGTATCGCAGTTACCCCAACGATGCAGTCTTGGCTCTCAAACTCATTTCCGCCGGGCAGCGTGCAGGCTTCAGTTTGGACGAGTTGCGCGCGCTGTTGCCCAGCGATCTCGCTAGCTGGGAACATGGCAATCTGCTCGAAACTCTACGCCGCAAGGTTCAAGACATCGAGACACTGCAAGCGCAACTCGCACAAAGCAAAGCAGAGCTGATTGGGCTGATAGCGCAGATCGAAGCTAAGCCGCTGGATATGGACTGCGCCGCCAATGCCCGCCGCGTACTCTCGGAAATACCGATGGCGGAAACCGGCAATGCACCGCGACCCACTAAAACACATCGTCATCGCGATTAG
- a CDS encoding XdhC family protein, whose protein sequence is MQHLDLQVIEQALSWSRAGEVVWLCTVLATFGSSPREPGSLLAARRQGGHIGSLSGGCVEEDFLERLQAGEFECAVTTLRYGDPSGPTGPRISLPCGGILKVLVERLPADAATWDQLECLRATLLGQRHLIRRVDLRTGQTQLCEDDGLGPCVVEAVDGHSIQIRVGPAARLIIAGISPVSIICAQFARALGFEVIVCDPREEVHAGFDGAGVEVRLQLPSQFIAADGCHRATAIVALTHDPRIDDLAMIEAVRTPAFYIGVMGSQRTSAARAERLRRSGGLSEADIARLHMPIGLALGSKTPAEIALAAVADIVRVYRDRPRGAL, encoded by the coding sequence ATGCAGCATCTGGATCTACAGGTTATTGAACAGGCCCTGTCCTGGTCCCGTGCCGGAGAGGTCGTCTGGCTGTGCACGGTGCTGGCCACGTTCGGCTCCTCGCCGCGTGAGCCCGGTTCGCTACTGGCGGCACGTCGTCAGGGTGGGCATATCGGTTCGCTGTCGGGAGGCTGCGTCGAGGAAGACTTTCTCGAGCGGCTACAGGCTGGTGAGTTCGAGTGTGCGGTTACGACCTTGCGCTATGGCGACCCGAGCGGACCCACGGGGCCGCGGATTTCACTGCCCTGCGGCGGCATCCTGAAAGTGCTGGTCGAACGGTTGCCGGCGGATGCGGCAACCTGGGATCAGTTGGAATGTTTGCGCGCCACGCTGCTGGGCCAGCGCCATCTGATCCGCCGCGTTGATCTGCGCACTGGTCAAACGCAGCTGTGCGAAGACGATGGCCTGGGCCCCTGCGTGGTCGAGGCGGTGGACGGGCACTCGATACAGATTCGCGTCGGCCCGGCTGCACGGTTGATCATCGCCGGTATCTCGCCGGTTTCGATTATCTGTGCACAGTTCGCTCGAGCCTTGGGCTTCGAGGTGATCGTTTGCGATCCACGCGAGGAGGTGCATGCTGGTTTCGACGGGGCTGGCGTTGAGGTTCGTCTGCAACTGCCTTCGCAATTCATTGCCGCCGATGGTTGCCATCGAGCCACTGCAATCGTGGCCTTGACCCACGATCCGCGCATCGATGACCTGGCCATGATAGAGGCCGTGCGTACGCCAGCCTTTTATATTGGCGTGATGGGTTCGCAGCGAACCTCTGCCGCAAGGGCCGAGCGCTTACGTCGCTCCGGTGGTCTGAGTGAGGCCGATATCGCACGTCTGCACATGCCCATAGGCCTGGCTTTGGGAAGCAAGACACCGGCTGAAATTGCGTTAGCCGCCGTCGCCGATATCGTCCGCGTCTACCGCGATCGGCCGCGCGGAGCGCTCTGA
- a CDS encoding AP2 domain-containing protein: protein MSTELYGITAITHSSGAKAWRVTLFRDGRKVIDKEFPHLTHGGEALALQKAQACRDEMMLQYPPRHSREVRKKVRKTNTSGHPGVTRYRMGRYWYWVAQTKRRDGKPIKKSFRIDLYGEQQAKAHAIAERDRQLAGIDHRVFRSAGGEQHYERLLRGARPGTP, encoded by the coding sequence ATGTCGACCGAGCTCTACGGCATTACAGCCATTACTCACTCCAGCGGCGCAAAAGCCTGGAGAGTGACCCTTTTTCGTGACGGTAGAAAAGTCATTGATAAGGAGTTCCCGCATCTGACGCACGGAGGCGAGGCTTTGGCGCTGCAGAAAGCCCAGGCCTGCCGTGACGAAATGATGCTCCAGTACCCGCCGAGACACAGCCGAGAGGTACGGAAAAAGGTTCGCAAGACCAATACGAGTGGCCACCCGGGCGTCACGCGCTATCGCATGGGTAGGTACTGGTACTGGGTCGCACAGACCAAACGCCGCGACGGTAAGCCGATCAAAAAGTCGTTTCGGATCGACCTGTATGGTGAGCAACAGGCGAAAGCGCATGCGATCGCCGAACGTGATCGTCAACTCGCGGGGATTGATCATCGCGTGTTTCGCTCGGCTGGTGGCGAGCAGCATTACGAAAGGCTGCTCCGTGGCGCTCGTCCAGGCACCCCGTGA
- a CDS encoding PLP-dependent aminotransferase family protein — MPGREMPDRANTLPVFRQLYVRYRDAISTGQLKPGDRVPSVRALASELNLARGTVEAAYQLLIGEGYLETRGPAGTIVCPQLSPAPPSINPASPAPTAYEVIHTGRAPLPLQMGLPALDAFPRKTWTRIASRAIQQGGLDGMIYPNPHGDEALRIELARYLAISRGIACTPDQVFICAGYRACLELISRCVLKAGDRGWFEDPGYFLARRFLEEANTQLVPVPVDEQGLRVDIGIERAPDARFAVVTPSHQSPLGVSLSLPRRQALLAWANEQRSWIIEDDYDSEYRYIGRPLPALKSLDTQGRVLYTGSFSKVLIPGLRLAYLVVPNEQVAQFVRMADTLHNHCPQLLQRATATFIEEGHFARHLKKMRSLYAHRRALLCEALTARLGERMHLELRAGGMHVLACLADGLDDRAIAARAPRAGLALQALSDWYRDVPVRQGLLMGFTNVNDADSAADIAERIAGLLD; from the coding sequence ATGCCAGGTCGCGAAATGCCGGATCGCGCGAATACCCTTCCCGTTTTCCGCCAACTGTACGTCCGCTACCGCGACGCCATCAGCACCGGTCAGCTGAAGCCCGGCGATCGGGTTCCATCGGTGCGGGCGCTGGCGTCCGAGCTGAATCTGGCACGAGGCACGGTGGAAGCGGCCTATCAGCTGCTGATCGGGGAAGGATATCTGGAGACTCGAGGTCCGGCGGGGACGATCGTCTGCCCACAGCTGTCGCCGGCGCCGCCCAGCATAAATCCGGCTTCGCCTGCACCTACTGCCTATGAAGTAATTCACACCGGCCGCGCGCCGCTACCTTTGCAGATGGGCCTGCCGGCGCTCGACGCATTTCCGCGCAAGACCTGGACGCGCATCGCCAGCCGCGCCATTCAACAAGGCGGCCTGGACGGCATGATCTATCCCAACCCGCACGGCGATGAAGCGCTGCGTATCGAGCTTGCCCGCTACCTCGCCATATCCCGAGGCATCGCTTGCACGCCGGATCAAGTGTTCATTTGCGCGGGCTATCGTGCCTGTCTTGAACTGATCTCACGCTGCGTATTGAAGGCGGGTGACCGTGGCTGGTTCGAGGACCCGGGCTATTTTCTGGCGCGGCGATTTCTCGAAGAAGCCAATACCCAACTCGTTCCTGTTCCGGTGGACGAACAAGGGCTGCGCGTTGATATCGGTATCGAGCGCGCGCCCGACGCGCGTTTTGCGGTCGTCACCCCGTCGCATCAGAGCCCTTTAGGCGTCTCGCTGTCGCTGCCCCGTCGGCAGGCGCTATTGGCCTGGGCAAACGAGCAGCGCAGCTGGATCATCGAGGACGACTATGACAGTGAGTATCGCTACATCGGGCGACCGTTGCCTGCCCTGAAGAGCCTAGATACTCAAGGGCGCGTGCTCTACACCGGATCGTTCAGCAAAGTGCTGATACCCGGTCTTCGCCTAGCCTATCTCGTGGTGCCGAATGAGCAAGTCGCGCAGTTCGTACGAATGGCCGACACCTTGCACAACCATTGTCCCCAATTGCTGCAACGCGCCACCGCGACGTTCATCGAAGAAGGCCATTTCGCCCGTCACTTGAAAAAGATGCGCAGCCTGTATGCGCACCGCAGAGCATTGTTGTGCGAAGCACTGACTGCACGGCTCGGCGAGCGTATGCATCTGGAGCTGAGGGCGGGTGGCATGCACGTGCTGGCCTGCCTGGCCGATGGGCTGGACGACCGCGCCATAGCCGCACGCGCACCGCGCGCCGGTCTGGCACTGCAGGCGCTGTCCGACTGGTACCGAGACGTGCCGGTGCGCCAGGGGTTGCTGATGGGTTTCACCAATGTGAATGATGCGGACTCGGCAGCAGACATCGCCGAGCGCATCGCGGGATTGCTCGACTGA
- a CDS encoding carboxymuconolactone decarboxylase family protein — protein sequence MSQRLDYFKLSPDAAGKYAELSQLLSKKPFLAEVGHLVTLRASQINGCAFCVDMHVKEAKLHGERELRLHHVTVWRESTLFSARERAALEWTEALTRLEAHGVSDEIYNSVREQLTDAELADLSFLIISINGWNRLSVAFRAVPGSADKLYGLEKADLH from the coding sequence ATGTCCCAACGTCTTGACTACTTCAAGCTATCCCCCGACGCCGCTGGAAAATACGCCGAATTATCCCAGCTGTTGAGCAAGAAGCCGTTCCTCGCCGAGGTGGGGCACCTCGTCACGCTACGGGCGTCGCAGATCAATGGCTGTGCTTTTTGCGTGGATATGCATGTCAAGGAAGCCAAGCTTCACGGCGAACGTGAATTGCGTTTGCACCACGTGACGGTCTGGCGTGAGTCGACGCTGTTCTCGGCGCGCGAACGCGCTGCGCTGGAATGGACCGAGGCCTTGACCCGGCTTGAAGCGCACGGCGTGTCTGACGAGATCTACAACAGCGTGCGCGAACAGTTGACCGATGCCGAGCTCGCAGATTTGTCCTTCCTGATCATTTCAATCAACGGCTGGAACCGCCTGAGCGTCGCGTTCCGGGCAGTTCCTGGGTCGGCAGACAAGCTTTACGGACTGGAAAAGGCCGACCTTCACTAA
- a CDS encoding NADH:flavin oxidoreductase/NADH oxidase family protein, with protein MLAFTPLTLPNGAVIPNRFAKAAMEESMGDQDHAPSATLIRLYRTWAEGEVGLMLTGNVMIDRHAMTGPGGVVLESDEFADRFKAWSAAARSRGGHVWMQINHPGRQMPAALQQDTIAPSEVAMQMGSFSKQFKPPRAMTETDIQNVKSRFIKTAMLAEQFGFNGVQVHAAHGYLLSQFLSPITNKRQDQWGGSVENRARLLVEIVKGVRASVGKQFAVAVKINSADFQRGGFSSDDAKRVVEMLDPLGVDLIELSGGSYEAPAMHGQARDGQTLAREAYFLEFAKEISSVATIPIMVTGGIRRLPIAEQVLNSGIGMVGMATALAIDPHLPKEWREGAQNAPAMRGITWKNKVLASIGYMAMVKHQIRRLSRGRPTKPNVSPAYALLEQQLDIAIRSMRYRRWIRRLMQA; from the coding sequence ATGCTGGCGTTTACTCCCCTTACGCTGCCCAACGGGGCGGTCATTCCGAATCGTTTTGCCAAAGCTGCAATGGAAGAAAGCATGGGCGATCAAGACCACGCGCCATCGGCTACCTTGATTCGCCTGTATCGGACGTGGGCGGAGGGCGAGGTGGGCCTGATGCTCACTGGCAATGTCATGATTGATCGTCACGCAATGACCGGGCCGGGCGGCGTGGTTCTGGAGAGTGATGAATTTGCCGATCGATTCAAGGCGTGGTCAGCCGCAGCTCGATCCAGAGGCGGCCATGTTTGGATGCAGATCAATCACCCTGGTAGGCAAATGCCGGCCGCGCTGCAACAGGACACCATTGCCCCGTCCGAGGTGGCCATGCAAATGGGCAGCTTTTCCAAACAGTTCAAACCACCTAGGGCTATGACTGAAACTGACATCCAGAATGTAAAGAGCCGTTTTATCAAGACTGCGATGCTTGCCGAGCAGTTTGGATTCAATGGCGTACAGGTTCACGCGGCACATGGCTACCTGCTAAGCCAGTTTCTCTCCCCAATCACGAACAAGCGGCAAGACCAATGGGGCGGTTCGGTTGAGAACCGGGCGCGGCTGCTGGTCGAGATCGTCAAGGGCGTACGCGCTAGCGTGGGCAAGCAATTCGCGGTTGCGGTGAAGATCAATTCCGCCGATTTCCAGCGTGGAGGCTTCAGCTCGGACGATGCAAAGAGGGTCGTCGAGATGCTCGATCCGCTTGGGGTTGATCTGATCGAGCTGTCAGGCGGCAGCTATGAGGCGCCCGCCATGCATGGGCAGGCCCGTGATGGGCAAACGCTGGCGCGCGAAGCCTACTTTCTGGAGTTCGCCAAGGAAATCTCCTCTGTCGCAACGATCCCGATCATGGTCACCGGCGGGATCCGACGATTGCCGATTGCTGAACAAGTTTTGAACAGTGGCATCGGTATGGTTGGCATGGCCACTGCGTTAGCAATTGACCCTCACTTGCCGAAAGAGTGGCGCGAAGGTGCCCAGAATGCACCGGCGATGCGAGGCATAACCTGGAAGAACAAGGTTCTTGCCTCCATCGGCTATATGGCAATGGTGAAGCATCAAATACGTCGTTTGAGTCGAGGGCGGCCAACCAAACCCAACGTGTCACCTGCGTATGCGCTTCTGGAACAACAGTTGGACATTGCAATTCGTAGCATGCGCTACCGTCGCTGGATTCGGCGTCTGATGCAGGCGTGA
- the tssI gene encoding type VI secretion system tip protein TssI/VgrG: MFSPANQKQFALRILGVQHDFQVLSFKGREGLNSPYAFDIELISDRPDFDYLALRNKSAFLEVGPGGTGFHGLIHSAAQGESGKRMTRYRVSLVPQLQYLAHRYNQRIFQHLSVPSIIAAVLQEHGILANTFRFTLSGEYLPREYCVQYDESDLHFVNRLCEEEGIHYHFEHGQTEHVLVFGDDQTVFPELGAATYQQDSGMVADHQVVRAFSAQGNTRTSRVTRRDYNFETPRLVMQAGHSSVQTPDLEDYDYPGRFLDRSRGKHLSRRATERHQADQHIAEGRSDIAELRSGHFMPLADHPRPDWNELWLLTDVLHEGKQPQVLEESVTLSADDGDDFQQGYRNAFVATPWNAIYRPPLRHFKRTISGSQTACVTGPEGEEIHCDRYGRVRVQFHWDRDGQLNDKSSCWLRVSSSWAGGQYGGIAIPRVGMEVLVTFLEGDPDQPLVTGCLYHATNEVPYELPTHKTRTVFKTLSSPGGGGYNELRIEDRKGEEQIFVHAQRDWDENIENDQHIRVGHERHDTVEANSYTELRKEEHRTTYLDRKVQLKASDHLTVGSDQHTRIGTGQYVQVGKEFHLSAGQKVVIDAGAELTIQAGGSFIKLDPGGVTIVGAQVKINSGGAPGKGAGARPILPVNSEPVDPGAGPGTTVNFYRTQALAGHLLVEKNCSLCAQGTCEVHAYV; the protein is encoded by the coding sequence ATGTTCTCACCGGCCAACCAGAAGCAATTTGCGCTCAGAATCCTTGGGGTCCAGCATGACTTTCAGGTGCTCTCGTTCAAAGGGCGCGAAGGTCTCAATAGCCCCTATGCCTTCGATATCGAGCTGATCAGCGACCGCCCTGATTTCGATTACCTCGCGCTACGAAACAAGTCGGCGTTCCTTGAGGTTGGCCCTGGCGGAACGGGTTTTCATGGTCTGATTCACAGCGCAGCCCAGGGTGAATCCGGCAAGCGAATGACGCGCTATCGTGTGTCCCTCGTCCCTCAGTTGCAGTACCTGGCCCATCGCTACAACCAGCGCATCTTTCAGCATCTGTCCGTGCCGAGCATCATCGCGGCGGTGCTACAGGAGCACGGCATCCTGGCCAACACGTTCCGCTTTACGCTGTCCGGTGAGTACCTACCACGCGAATACTGCGTTCAGTACGACGAGAGCGATCTTCACTTCGTCAATCGCCTATGCGAGGAAGAGGGCATTCACTACCACTTCGAGCACGGCCAGACAGAACACGTGTTGGTGTTTGGTGACGACCAGACGGTGTTTCCCGAACTGGGCGCTGCGACCTACCAGCAAGATTCCGGGATGGTCGCAGACCATCAGGTTGTGAGGGCTTTCTCCGCCCAGGGGAACACGCGCACCTCGCGCGTCACGCGACGCGATTACAATTTCGAGACGCCGCGCCTGGTCATGCAAGCGGGACATTCGAGTGTGCAAACCCCGGACCTGGAAGACTATGACTATCCAGGACGCTTCCTGGACCGGTCTCGCGGAAAGCACCTGAGTCGCCGGGCTACCGAACGCCATCAGGCCGATCAGCATATCGCCGAAGGCCGAAGCGACATCGCAGAGTTGCGCAGCGGCCATTTCATGCCGCTCGCCGACCATCCTCGACCGGATTGGAATGAGCTATGGCTGCTCACCGATGTGTTGCACGAAGGCAAACAACCCCAAGTGCTCGAAGAATCCGTGACGCTATCGGCAGATGATGGGGATGATTTCCAGCAGGGCTACCGCAACGCGTTTGTGGCGACCCCCTGGAACGCGATCTATCGGCCACCGCTACGCCACTTCAAGCGAACCATTAGCGGGAGCCAGACGGCCTGCGTCACGGGCCCGGAGGGTGAAGAGATTCACTGTGATCGATACGGCCGCGTCCGCGTCCAGTTTCACTGGGACCGTGATGGTCAGCTGAACGACAAGTCGAGTTGTTGGCTACGGGTCTCCAGCAGTTGGGCGGGCGGGCAATACGGCGGTATCGCAATTCCTCGCGTTGGCATGGAAGTCCTGGTGACCTTCCTTGAGGGCGATCCCGACCAGCCCTTGGTCACCGGCTGCCTGTACCACGCCACCAACGAGGTGCCCTACGAGCTACCAACGCATAAGACCCGTACCGTTTTCAAAACCCTCAGCTCTCCCGGCGGCGGCGGTTATAACGAGCTGCGTATCGAGGACCGTAAGGGCGAAGAGCAGATATTCGTCCATGCCCAGCGCGATTGGGATGAAAACATCGAGAACGACCAGCATATCCGTGTAGGTCACGAGCGACACGATACGGTCGAGGCCAATAGCTACACCGAGCTGCGCAAGGAAGAGCACCGCACCACGTATCTCGATCGTAAAGTTCAGCTCAAGGCCAGCGACCACCTGACGGTAGGCAGTGATCAGCACACCAGGATCGGGACCGGACAGTACGTCCAGGTCGGTAAAGAGTTTCACCTCTCGGCTGGGCAGAAAGTGGTCATCGACGCAGGAGCCGAGCTGACCATCCAGGCCGGTGGCAGCTTTATCAAGCTTGATCCGGGCGGGGTGACCATCGTCGGCGCACAGGTGAAGATCAACTCGGGTGGCGCGCCAGGAAAAGGGGCGGGCGCCCGCCCCATCCTGCCGGTAAACAGCGAGCCGGTGGACCCGGGTGCTGGCCCTGGCACGACCGTCAATTTCTATCGTACCCAGGCGCTGGCCGGTCATCTGTTGGTCGAGAAAAACTGCAGCCTGTGCGCGCAGGGTACCTGCGAGGTGCACGCCTATGTCTAA
- a CDS encoding GNAT family N-acetyltransferase — protein sequence MKTAPTFRYLSEETDLRGALELMRELRPHLVDEAAFLAQMARQFEQHYRLLSAWRDDELVGLAGFRAQENLLYGRFVYVDDLVVAQSQRQKGVGAQLLGVVRREATRDGYAHLVLDTGLHMPLAQRFYFREGLLAKGMHFVQPLHNEGPLHA from the coding sequence ATGAAGACTGCGCCAACCTTTCGCTATCTGAGCGAGGAAACCGATCTGCGCGGAGCCCTCGAACTGATGCGCGAGCTACGACCCCACCTGGTGGACGAGGCGGCATTCCTCGCCCAGATGGCGCGCCAGTTCGAGCAACATTATCGGTTGCTAAGTGCTTGGCGCGACGATGAACTGGTCGGCCTGGCGGGCTTCCGCGCGCAGGAGAACCTGCTCTATGGCCGGTTCGTCTATGTGGACGATCTGGTGGTCGCACAATCACAGCGTCAGAAGGGCGTAGGGGCGCAGCTGTTGGGCGTCGTGCGACGCGAGGCAACACGCGATGGTTACGCACATCTGGTGCTCGATACCGGACTGCATATGCCGCTCGCGCAGCGGTTCTACTTCCGCGAAGGCCTGCTTGCCAAAGGGATGCACTTCGTTCAGCCATTGCACAATGAGGGACCGCTCCATGCGTGA
- a CDS encoding FMN-dependent NADH-azoreductase, which yields MREILLINASPRPDVSIGYELANELVDVVRIRRPDLIVTRRDLAGVALAPLSESYADALTRRTPDTDPVFTVSESLIGELERSDALLIATPMHNFTIPAVLKLWIDHVVRIGRTFAATPDGKVGLLADRPVYVIVSSGGFHRGVRARQPDFLTAYLRHVLSTIGLFDVHFVYLQGLVAGEETVKAECEAARQRLSMEPLFARHEPA from the coding sequence ATGCGTGAGATTCTGTTGATCAATGCGAGCCCGCGCCCAGATGTGTCCATTGGATACGAGCTGGCAAATGAACTGGTCGATGTCGTGCGCATCCGTCGTCCCGATCTGATTGTGACGCGACGGGATCTAGCCGGCGTCGCGCTCGCGCCTTTGAGCGAGTCCTATGCAGATGCACTCACGCGTCGAACTCCGGATACCGACCCGGTCTTCACTGTATCTGAAAGCCTGATTGGCGAACTCGAGCGCAGCGACGCACTGCTGATCGCCACGCCCATGCACAATTTCACGATACCGGCGGTACTAAAGCTCTGGATCGATCATGTCGTCCGGATCGGTCGTACCTTCGCCGCGACGCCCGATGGCAAAGTCGGGTTGCTAGCGGACCGGCCCGTTTATGTGATCGTCAGTTCCGGTGGTTTCCACCGCGGTGTTCGAGCGCGCCAACCCGACTTCCTGACCGCATACCTGCGCCATGTGCTGAGCACCATCGGCCTGTTCGATGTGCACTTCGTCTATCTGCAAGGGCTGGTCGCCGGCGAGGAAACAGTAAAGGCCGAATGCGAGGCGGCACGCCAACGGTTGTCGATGGAGCCACTGTTCGCACGTCATGAGCCGGCCTGA
- a CDS encoding acetoacetate decarboxylase (ADC): MNVTYLAPILATFLLAKAAAVHAAETTTIQIGSHDVPVVKGGLYDRFRSNPPLSVIAAESPKTDLSWFNGIEKEKVDIGFESYSPNFYYENSRVTAIFTADLARLRELMPPEILEQVQPLQVWPGRGVVALTAYAYHYCDNDSYNEIGLSVVTNKPESSNWGPLSLMGQSFSDDFWGYVLKLPVDTKLAEVRGVVGYNLPKWLTRIDYNEGENNVVVKIFDSETQALDLTLETRKLDVSSSNENLVTTSFTNIDQQGQLTTGYSISRQLRHASTSDAGAVKLTLTDGSLSRFIESLKLGKMVKYEYVPDFQAALYAPKPLKP; encoded by the coding sequence ATGAACGTTACTTACCTAGCCCCCATCTTAGCCACCTTCCTGCTGGCCAAAGCCGCAGCTGTGCATGCGGCCGAAACCACCACTATTCAGATCGGCAGCCACGACGTACCCGTGGTGAAAGGGGGCCTGTATGACCGCTTTCGCTCCAACCCACCACTTTCCGTCATTGCCGCCGAATCACCGAAAACCGACTTGAGCTGGTTCAACGGGATCGAGAAGGAAAAAGTCGATATTGGCTTTGAAAGTTATTCCCCGAACTTCTACTACGAAAACAGCCGGGTCACCGCCATTTTCACCGCTGACCTGGCGCGCCTCCGCGAGTTGATGCCGCCCGAGATTTTGGAGCAGGTGCAGCCGCTGCAAGTGTGGCCTGGCCGAGGGGTTGTCGCGCTGACCGCTTACGCCTACCACTACTGCGATAACGACAGCTACAACGAGATCGGCCTGTCTGTCGTCACCAACAAACCCGAATCGTCGAACTGGGGGCCGCTCTCCTTGATGGGACAGTCGTTCTCCGATGACTTCTGGGGCTATGTGCTGAAGTTGCCCGTCGATACCAAGCTGGCTGAGGTGCGTGGCGTTGTTGGTTACAACCTTCCCAAATGGCTGACGCGCATCGACTACAACGAGGGCGAGAACAACGTTGTCGTCAAAATCTTCGACAGCGAAACCCAGGCGCTGGACCTGACGCTGGAGACGCGCAAGCTCGACGTTTCTTCCAGCAACGAAAACTTGGTAACGACCAGCTTCACGAACATCGACCAGCAAGGGCAACTGACCACCGGCTACAGCATTTCCCGTCAGTTGCGCCATGCCAGCACGTCGGATGCCGGTGCGGTGAAGCTGACGCTGACGGACGGCAGCCTTTCTCGCTTCATCGAGTCGCTGAAGCTGGGAAAGATGGTCAAGTACGAGTACGTCCCCGACTTCCAGGCGGCGCTGTACGCGCCCAAACCGCTGAAGCCCTAA
- a CDS encoding coniferyl aldehyde dehydrogenase produces MLDEDSARIADLLHRQRQAFLHDGPPDLPLRKSRLARLRAAVLAHREALKDAVSADFGNRSRHETDIMELSCVVQAIDYLSSHLRRFMKRERRHVQFVYRSARAYVEYQPLGVVGIMAPWNYPISLTLVPLATALAAGNRAMLKPSELTPRISEALRQMLAETFTEDEVALVLGGPDVGAAFSALPFDHLLFTGSTQVGRKVMRAASDNLVPVTLELGGKSPAIVARGHVNDRTLQNLVYGKLSNAGQTCVAPDYALVHEDDLEAFIARYTATVQRFYPDGPASSDYTTIVSDGHYDRLRGLVDNARRNGARVIEVGARPDHLPGRQRTLVPTLVVSVSDEAPIMQEEIFGPILPVRTYADIEEAIAYVNARPRPLALYYFGAEDGDCGQVLARTTSGNVGINNTLMHVAQDDLPFGGVGASGMGAYHGIEGFRAMSHAKGVFVQGRWNFPGLLHAPFGKLAKMAISFTLGQNKTSSR; encoded by the coding sequence ATGCTCGATGAAGACAGCGCCCGCATAGCCGACCTGCTGCACCGCCAGCGCCAAGCATTCCTCCACGACGGCCCGCCGGATCTGCCGCTGCGCAAGTCGCGGCTCGCCCGGCTGCGCGCCGCCGTGCTCGCACACCGCGAGGCGCTGAAGGACGCGGTCAGCGCCGATTTTGGCAACCGTTCGCGCCACGAGACCGACATCATGGAACTGTCCTGTGTCGTCCAGGCCATTGATTACCTGTCCAGCCACCTGCGCCGCTTCATGAAGCGTGAGCGTCGCCATGTGCAATTTGTCTACCGCTCAGCGCGCGCCTACGTGGAATACCAACCGCTCGGTGTCGTGGGCATTATGGCGCCGTGGAACTACCCCATCTCCCTCACTCTGGTGCCGCTGGCCACTGCGCTGGCGGCCGGCAACCGTGCCATGCTCAAACCCTCGGAACTGACCCCGCGCATCAGCGAGGCGCTGCGGCAGATGCTGGCGGAGACTTTCACGGAAGATGAAGTGGCCTTGGTGCTGGGTGGCCCTGATGTCGGCGCCGCATTCAGCGCCCTGCCTTTCGATCACCTGCTATTCACCGGCAGCACGCAGGTGGGTCGTAAGGTGATGCGCGCCGCCAGTGACAACCTGGTGCCCGTGACCCTGGAGCTGGGCGGCAAGAGTCCCGCCATCGTGGCGCGCGGCCACGTCAACGACCGTACTCTGCAAAACCTGGTGTACGGCAAGCTTTCCAATGCGGGCCAGACCTGCGTGGCACCGGACTATGCGCTAGTACATGAAGACGACCTTGAGGCGTTTATCGCCCGCTATACCGCTACGGTACAACGCTTTTACCCAGATGGCCCGGCCAGCTCCGACTACACGACCATAGTTAGCGACGGCCACTACGACCGGCTGCGCGGGCTGGTAGACAATGCGCGCCGCAACGGCGCACGCGTTATCGAAGTCGGCGCGCGCCCTGATCACCTGCCTGGGCGCCAGCGCACCCTGGTGCCCACGCTTGTCGTTAGTGTTAGCGATGAAGCGCCGATCATGCAGGAAGAAATCTTCGGCCCGATCCTTCCGGTACGTACCTATGCCGACATCGAGGAGGCTATCGCCTACGTAAACGCGCGGCCCCGCCCGCTCGCGCTCTACTACTTCGGCGCCGAGGACGGCGACTGCGGCCAGGTGCTGGCGCGCACCACCTCCGGCAACGTGGGCATCAACAACACTCTAATGCACGTAGCACAGGATGATCTGCCCTTCGGTGGGGTCGGCGCGAGCGGCATGGGGGCCTATCACGGCATCGAGGGCTTCCGTGCGATGAGCCATGCCAAGGGCGTGTTCGTGCAAGGCCGCTGGAACTTCCCCGGCCTACTTCATGCTCCGTTTGGCAAGCTTGCCAAGATGGCCATCTCCTTCACTTTGGGACAAAACAAGACATCATCGCGATGA